GGGTGGACATGGACAAGGTCCGCGAGCAGGCCCTCGCGGAGCGCCCGCAGGTTATCGTCGCCGGCTGGTCCGCCTATCCGCGGCAGCTGGACTTTGACGCGTTCCGCTCCGTCGCCGATGAGGTCGGTGCGCTCCTGTGGACCGACATGGCACACTTTGCCGGCCTCGTGGCCGCCCGCCTGCACCCGAACCCGGTGCCGGCCTCCGACGTCGTGACCTCCACCGTGCACAAGACCCTCGCCGGTCCGCGTTCGGGCATCATCCTGGCCAAGGAGCAGTTCGGGAAGAAGCTGAATTCGGCCGTCTTCCCCGGCCAGCAGGGCGGCCCGCTGATGCACGTCATCGCTGCCAAGGCCGTGGCGTTCAAGATTGCCGGCTCAGAGGAATTCCGGGAACGCCAGGAACGCGTCCTCGAGGGCGCCCGGATCATTGCGGACCGCCTGAACGCCGCAGACGTCGCCGGAAACGGGGTGTCAGTCCTCACCGGGGGCACCGATGTGCACCTCATCCTGGTGGACCTGCGCCACTCGGCGCTGGACGGAAAGCAGGCCGAGGACCTGCTGCACTCCGTGGGCATCACCGTGAACCGCAACTCGGTACCGTTCGATCCGCGCCCGCCGATGGTTACTTCCGGGCTGCGGATCGGCACCCCGGCCCTGGCCACCCGCGGCTTCGGGGCACAGGAGTTCACCGAGGTGGCGGAGATCATTGCCGCGACACTGAAACCGGCCCCCGACGTCGACGCACTGCGGGCGCGGGTCACCGCGCTGGCCGAGAATTTCCCGCTGTATCCGGGACAGGAAGAGTGGTAACGAGCATGGAGAAGGGAAGCAACATGGAAGGCACGAAGGACAGCTTGGAGAACGGCGTGAACCTCGGCTGGGAGAAGAAGGAACGGACCGACTTCGGCACCCCGGTCGCCGCCCGGATCCTCGACGGCCGCAAGGCTGCCAAGGACATCAAGGACGAACTGGCGCAGCGCGTCGCGGTCCTGAAGGACGAATACGGCATCACTCCGGGACTGGGAACCATTCTGGTGGGTGAGGATCCGGCCTCGCACTCCTACGTGGGCGGCAAGCACAAGGACTGCGCTCAAGTGGGCATCAACTCGGTCCGCCGGGACCTGCCGGAGGACATCAGCCAGGAAGACCTGGAAAAGGTGATCGACGAGCTGAATGCCGACCCCGGCACCACCGGTTACATCGTCCAGCTGCCGCTGCCGGCGCAGATCGACACCAACGCCATCCTGGAACGGATCGCCCCGGAAAAGGATGCCGACGGCCTGCACCCGGTGAACCTGGGACGCCTGGTCCTCAACGTCAGCGAACCCATGACCTCGCCGCTGCCCTGCACCCCGCACGGGATCGTGCAGCTGCTGGTGCGCAACGGCATCTCGCTCACCGGCAAGAACGTTCTCGTGGTGGGCCGCGGCGTGACGGTGGGCCGGCCGCTGGGCCTGCTGCTGACCCGCCGGCCGATCAACGCCACAGTGACGCTCGCGCACACCGGAACCGTGGACCTGCTGGAGCACCTGCGCGCCGCCGACGTGGTGGTGGCCGCTGCCGGGTTCCCCGAAATGATCAAGGCCGAGGACCTCAAGCCCGGAGCCATCGTGCTCGACGTCGGAGTCACCCGGGTCACCGATCCGGACACCGGCAAAACCACCCTCACCGGTGACGTGGAGAAGGCAGCGGCCGACGTCGCATCCTGGATCTCCCCGAATCCCGGCGGAGTGGGCCCGATGACCCGGGCCATGCTGCTCTCCAACGTGGTGGAGGCCGCGGAGCGCGCCGCCGGGATCCTTCCCTAGGCACGTCCCGAGCACCACCGGAAGGCCCCGCGGACGCCCTGTTCCGCGGGGTCTTCATCTTTGCACTAGGCTGTTGCTGTGCCGCAGATCACACCGACCGCAACTGTCCCCAGGACCGCCTCCTCAACCGTCATCTCCGCCCGGAACCTCCGTAAAACCTACGGCGATTTTGCCGCCGTGGACGGGATCAGCTTCGACGTCCCGGCGGGGGAGTCCTTCGGGCTCCTCGGCCCCAACGGCGCCGGCAAGTCCACCACCATGAAAATGATCGGCGGCGTGTCATCGCGCTCCTCCGGGGACCTCACCGTCATGGGACTGGACCCGGACCGGTACGGACCCGAGGTGCGCGCCCACCTGGGGGTGGTGCCGCAGCAGGACAACCTTGATGAAGACCTGCGCGTGCGTGAGAACCTCCTGGCCTACGGCCGGTACTTCGGCCTGCCCAAGAGCTATCTGGGCCCCAAGGCGGACGAGCTGCTGGAATTCGCCCAGCTCACCGACAAGGCCAAGGCCAAGTTGGAATCCCTCTCCGGCGGAATGAAGCGGCGGCTGACCATCGCCCGGTCGCTCATCAACGACCCCAAGATCCTGCTGCTGGATGAACCCACCACGGGACTGGACCCGCAGGCACGGCATATCCTCTGGGACCGGTTGTTCCGGCTGAAGGAAGCCGGCGTCACACTGATCCTGACCACCCACTACATGGACGAGGCCGAGCAGCTCTGCGACCGCCTGGTTGTGGTGGACAAGGGAAGGATCATGGCGGAAGGATCTCCTGCCGCCCTGATCCGTGAGTACTCCACCCGGGAGGTGCTGGAACTGCGCTTTGGTTCCGAGCGCAACACCACGGTGGCAGGCGAACTGCAGGGAATCGGGGACCGCCTCGAAACCCTCCCGGACCGCGTCCTGATCTACGCAGACGACGGCGAGGCCGCCCTGGAAGCGGTCAGCTCCCGCGGGCTGCGCCCCATTACCTCGCTGGTGCGCCGCTCCTCCCTGGAGGACGTGTTCCTCCGGCTCACCGGACGGAGCCTCGTTGACTGAGCGGCAGCCATCAGGCGCGCCGGTGGGGGAAGCGGGGACAAACCGGGATGCCGTGCTTGGTCTGCGTTCTCCGCTGACCCCGGAGCAGACAGCTGCCCGGGCGAAGCGCTTCGGCGCCATCTACTATGCCGAGCACTGGATCCGGCGCATGCGCGGCTACGGCTGGACCGTGCTCATGACGGCGGTGGGCACCCCTCTGGTGTACCTCTTTGGCATGGGCGTGGGGCTGGCGTCGCTGGTGGACAGCGGCGATGCGGCGTTCGACGCCGGCAACGGGACCACAGTCTCCTACCTCGTCTTCGTGGCACCGGCCCTGCTGGCCACCGCCGCCATCATGGTGTCGACCGAAGAAAACACCTACATGGTGATGGGCGGCTTCCGCTGGCAACGCACCTACTACGGTCCCAACGCGTCGCCGCTGTCCAGTAACCAGCTGGTGGACGGGCACCTGATCGGATTCTCGGTCCGGATGCTGATTACCACCGCCCCGTACTTTGTGTTCCTGCTGCTCTTCGGCGCAGTGGAGCAGCCGGGCACCGGCTGGCTGATGATTTTCACCGCGATTCTCGGCGGCGTGGCCTTCGGGCTGCCCCTGCTGGCCTTCAGCGCGTCGCTGGAGCAAGACAAGGGGCAGTTCGCCATGGTGCAGCGCTTCATTGTGATGCCGCTGTTCCTGTTCTCCGGCACCTTCTTTCCGCTGGATGCCCTGCCCGGGGCCATCCGCTGGATCGGCTGGATTTCTCCGCTGTGGCACTCCACCGAGCTCGGCCGGGTCCTCAGCTACGGCTACGCCGAACCGCCGGCGCTGACCGCTGTGCACGTGGCGTATTTGCTGCTCCTGGCCCTGGTCGGCTGGATCCTGGCGCGCCGGAACTTCACTCGAAGGTTGGGAAAATGACGACGCAGCTGGAGCCGGCTGACCGCTTTTTGGGCTCACTCTATGCCCGCAACATCCGTGCCGTCTTTGCCCGCGGGCTCAAAGCCACCTGGGGGAGCAACTGGTCAATCATGATCAGCGGATTCGTGGAACCGGTGCTCTATCTGATGGCCATGGGCATTGGATTGGGATCCCTGATTGGCACTGTTGCCGGCCCGGGAGGCGAACAGATCGGGTACGCCAACTACATTGCCCCGGCGCTGCTGGCCGTCTCCGCGATGAACGGTGCCGTCTATGACTCCACCATGAACGTGTTCTTCAAGCTGAATTACGCCAAGCTCTACGAAGGCATGCTCGCCACGTCGCTGGGCCCGTTAGACGTCGCGCTCGGGGAAATCCTGCTTGCCCTGCTGCGCGGGGCCATGTACGCCACCGGCTTCACGGCCGTCATGGCGGCCATGGGCCTTGTGACCTCTCCCTGGGCGCTGCTCATGATTCCCGCCGCCGTGGTGGTGGCCTTCGGCTTTGCCTCCTTCGGCATGGCGATCACCAGCTGCATGAAGACCTTCCAGCAGCTGGAGTGGGTGAACTTTGTCATGCTGCCCATGTTCCTGTTCTCCGCGACCTTCTATCCGCTGAGCGTGTACCCCGGGGGCGTCCAGTGGGTGATCCAGGCGCTGCCGCTGTGGCACGGGGTGGAAATGATGCGCCAACTCAGCGTGGGGCTGCTGACCTGGTCCACCGCGGGACACCTGCTGTACTTCGTGGTGATGATCGGGCTGGGGCTGGTGGTCACGACCCGGCGTCTTCGGGTCCTGTTCCTGAAGTAACGGTGCCTGAAGCAGCGGACAGCTCCTGCCACACGGACCGGAAGATCTGCTCGGTGGCGGCGCCAAAGAGCACGAAGTCCACCGACCGAACGGTGCGGGCCGGATAGTCCCGGACCGTGCTCAGCCCCACCCGGGCCACCGTCGCCGGGTTCCAGGCGTAAACGCCGGCGCTGATGGCGGGAAAGGCCACGGTCTCGGCGCCGAGCTCCTCGGCGATGTCCAGCGCCCGCCGGAAGCAGGAGGCCAGCAGCGCCGGATCGGTTTCCCCGGCGCGGGCGTTCGGGCCAACCGTATGGATGACCCAGCGGGCAGGAAGGTCGAAACCCGGGGTGGCCGCAGCCTCGCCGGTGGGCAGGCCCTGCGCCCAGGTCCCTGACCGCAGCTCCCGGCAGGCTGCCAGCAGGGCCGGTCCCGCGGCGCGGTGGATGGCGCCGTCCACGCCGCCGCCGCCAAGCAGTGAGGAATTGGCGGCGTTCACGATGGCGTCGGCTGTGCTGGCGGTAATGTCTCCGGCGGTGATGTGAATCTGCATGCGGCCAGTCTTCCACCGGTTCGGCCGGGCCCGCCAGTTCCCCTCTGAACCCGGTGCAGCTGCGCCGCTGCCTTCCGCAACCGCAGGCGGAACGGGATCATGGGACGAAAGGGCGCCGCCGTGTGCCGGACCGCCGAAGCACACGCCAGCATCACGCCCGCAGCACCGGGCGGAACCGGAGGAGTTTGCCATGGCTGATCAATTCGCGGGAAAGACCGCCCTCGTCACGGGCGCGGGATCGGGGATCGGCAAGGCAGCGGCAATCGCGCTGGCGGCGGAAGGCGCCAGGGTGGTGGTCAACGACGTCGACCTGGAAGCGGCACAGGCCGTGGTGAACGAGATCTCGGCGGCCGGCGGAACCGCAGCACCCTCGGTCGGTGACGTCGGCAGCGCCGAGGACGTGAAGGGAGCGGTGGCCACTGCCGTCAATGAGTTCGGCGGCCTGCACCTGGCCTTCAACAACGCCGGCATCAGCGGCCCGCTCGGCCTGCTCACCGAAATAGACCTCGAAGGCTACCGGCGCGTCATTGACGTCAACCTCAACTCGGTGTTCTACGGGATGTACTACCAGATCCCGGAAATGCTGAAGGCCGGCGGCGGCGCGATCGTGAACACGTCCTCCATCCTGGGCATGGTCGGATCCGGGACCGCCGTCCCGTACGTCACGGCCAAGCACGGGGTGACGGGGATGACCCGCGCCGCCGCGCTGGGTTACGCGGACCAGGGCATCCGCATCAATTCAGTGCATCCGGGCTACATCGACACCCCGCTGCTCGAA
This genomic interval from Arthrobacter sp. zg-Y820 contains the following:
- the glyA gene encoding serine hydroxymethyltransferase is translated as MLVRLSTQPVTDAKLSDVDPEIAAVLNDELARQRNTLEMIASENFAPRSVLEAQGSVLTNKYAEGYPGRRYYGGCEHVDVAENLAIQRVKALFGAEFANVQPHSGASANAAALAAMMSPGDKLMGLNLAHGGHLTHGMKLNFSGKLYEVAAYGVDEDTCRVDMDKVREQALAERPQVIVAGWSAYPRQLDFDAFRSVADEVGALLWTDMAHFAGLVAARLHPNPVPASDVVTSTVHKTLAGPRSGIILAKEQFGKKLNSAVFPGQQGGPLMHVIAAKAVAFKIAGSEEFRERQERVLEGARIIADRLNAADVAGNGVSVLTGGTDVHLILVDLRHSALDGKQAEDLLHSVGITVNRNSVPFDPRPPMVTSGLRIGTPALATRGFGAQEFTEVAEIIAATLKPAPDVDALRARVTALAENFPLYPGQEEW
- a CDS encoding bifunctional methylenetetrahydrofolate dehydrogenase/methenyltetrahydrofolate cyclohydrolase, which encodes MEGTKDSLENGVNLGWEKKERTDFGTPVAARILDGRKAAKDIKDELAQRVAVLKDEYGITPGLGTILVGEDPASHSYVGGKHKDCAQVGINSVRRDLPEDISQEDLEKVIDELNADPGTTGYIVQLPLPAQIDTNAILERIAPEKDADGLHPVNLGRLVLNVSEPMTSPLPCTPHGIVQLLVRNGISLTGKNVLVVGRGVTVGRPLGLLLTRRPINATVTLAHTGTVDLLEHLRAADVVVAAAGFPEMIKAEDLKPGAIVLDVGVTRVTDPDTGKTTLTGDVEKAAADVASWISPNPGGVGPMTRAMLLSNVVEAAERAAGILP
- a CDS encoding ABC transporter ATP-binding protein, translated to MPQITPTATVPRTASSTVISARNLRKTYGDFAAVDGISFDVPAGESFGLLGPNGAGKSTTMKMIGGVSSRSSGDLTVMGLDPDRYGPEVRAHLGVVPQQDNLDEDLRVRENLLAYGRYFGLPKSYLGPKADELLEFAQLTDKAKAKLESLSGGMKRRLTIARSLINDPKILLLDEPTTGLDPQARHILWDRLFRLKEAGVTLILTTHYMDEAEQLCDRLVVVDKGRIMAEGSPAALIREYSTREVLELRFGSERNTTVAGELQGIGDRLETLPDRVLIYADDGEAALEAVSSRGLRPITSLVRRSSLEDVFLRLTGRSLVD
- a CDS encoding ABC transporter permease, which encodes MTERQPSGAPVGEAGTNRDAVLGLRSPLTPEQTAARAKRFGAIYYAEHWIRRMRGYGWTVLMTAVGTPLVYLFGMGVGLASLVDSGDAAFDAGNGTTVSYLVFVAPALLATAAIMVSTEENTYMVMGGFRWQRTYYGPNASPLSSNQLVDGHLIGFSVRMLITTAPYFVFLLLFGAVEQPGTGWLMIFTAILGGVAFGLPLLAFSASLEQDKGQFAMVQRFIVMPLFLFSGTFFPLDALPGAIRWIGWISPLWHSTELGRVLSYGYAEPPALTAVHVAYLLLLALVGWILARRNFTRRLGK
- a CDS encoding ABC transporter permease, with amino-acid sequence MTTQLEPADRFLGSLYARNIRAVFARGLKATWGSNWSIMISGFVEPVLYLMAMGIGLGSLIGTVAGPGGEQIGYANYIAPALLAVSAMNGAVYDSTMNVFFKLNYAKLYEGMLATSLGPLDVALGEILLALLRGAMYATGFTAVMAAMGLVTSPWALLMIPAAVVVAFGFASFGMAITSCMKTFQQLEWVNFVMLPMFLFSATFYPLSVYPGGVQWVIQALPLWHGVEMMRQLSVGLLTWSTAGHLLYFVVMIGLGLVVTTRRLRVLFLK
- a CDS encoding O-acetyl-ADP-ribose deacetylase is translated as MQIHITAGDITASTADAIVNAANSSLLGGGGVDGAIHRAAGPALLAACRELRSGTWAQGLPTGEAAATPGFDLPARWVIHTVGPNARAGETDPALLASCFRRALDIAEELGAETVAFPAISAGVYAWNPATVARVGLSTVRDYPARTVRSVDFVLFGAATEQIFRSVWQELSAASGTVTSGTGPEDAGS
- a CDS encoding SDR family NAD(P)-dependent oxidoreductase: MADQFAGKTALVTGAGSGIGKAAAIALAAEGARVVVNDVDLEAAQAVVNEISAAGGTAAPSVGDVGSAEDVKGAVATAVNEFGGLHLAFNNAGISGPLGLLTEIDLEGYRRVIDVNLNSVFYGMYYQIPEMLKAGGGAIVNTSSILGMVGSGTAVPYVTAKHGVTGMTRAAALGYADQGIRINSVHPGYIDTPLLEALPGEVYAALVRMHPAGRLGTADEVAQVVLFLLSDRAAFVTGAQYAVDGAYTTQ